In one window of Mucilaginibacter auburnensis DNA:
- a CDS encoding WbqC family protein has product MIEKGALLPMFYLPPVAWFSQFNANKPDIFIEAEEHFPKQTYRNRATIYSPDGALSLVVPVVKGSKVHTKIKDVRISYDFRWQRLQWMSLEACYRRSAYFEYYEDALVPFYQKQYKFLFDFNEELLQLILKSIKIPTSIQKTQTYESDYGAEVLDLRNAFSSKKEYNAEQKPYFQVFEERHRFIKNLSIVDLLFNQGPRSIDYL; this is encoded by the coding sequence ATGATTGAAAAAGGTGCGTTATTGCCAATGTTTTATCTGCCACCTGTTGCGTGGTTTTCACAATTTAATGCCAACAAACCTGATATATTTATCGAGGCCGAAGAGCATTTCCCCAAGCAAACGTACCGTAACAGGGCTACAATTTACTCGCCCGATGGCGCTTTATCGCTGGTGGTACCTGTAGTTAAAGGCTCAAAAGTGCATACCAAAATTAAGGATGTAAGGATCAGCTATGATTTTAGATGGCAGCGCTTACAGTGGATGAGTTTAGAGGCCTGTTACCGTCGTTCGGCTTATTTTGAATACTATGAAGATGCGTTGGTACCATTTTATCAAAAGCAATACAAGTTTTTATTTGACTTTAATGAAGAGCTGTTGCAATTGATCCTGAAGTCAATAAAGATTCCCACCTCAATACAAAAAACTCAAACATATGAGTCTGATTATGGTGCTGAAGTGTTGGACCTGCGTAATGCTTTTAGCTCAAAAAAAGAATACAACGCCGAACAAAAGCCATATTTTCAGGTTTTTGAAGAACGGCACAGGTTTATAAAAAACCTGAGCATTGTGGACCTGCTGTTTAATCAGGGGCCGCGTAGCATTGATTATTTGTAA
- the corA gene encoding magnesium/cobalt transporter CorA — translation MPGTLNIDKNALKPKIDVFSYNKDGVTAAREQKITGIIEKVKKQKGLTHWIQVSGIGDAQLLETLGNELCINPLVLEDIVNTYQRPKFDEYDDYVFMVSRVIYFTEEGELMNEQFSAIIKDNLLITFQETHVNCFDAVEARLEAGKGLIRTAGPAYMAYALTDTILDIYFIVLAQIGDSLDELEDRLYKCPDKSVMVDAQQLKRSLITVRRAAWPERDKINDILRSDSVQITKDVKMYLRDAYDHCVQIMDLIENDKEITSSIIDLYLSMVSNRMNEIMKVLTIISAIFIPLTFVAGIYGMNFAKVDPVTNKVMPDNMPELYAYHGYYWVMAAMFVIAVIQIIIFWRKGWFSKL, via the coding sequence ATGCCAGGTACTTTAAACATTGATAAAAATGCTTTAAAGCCCAAAATTGATGTGTTTTCTTATAACAAAGATGGTGTTACTGCTGCCCGCGAGCAAAAGATCACTGGAATAATTGAAAAAGTAAAAAAGCAAAAAGGCCTTACGCACTGGATACAGGTTAGCGGAATTGGTGATGCCCAGTTGTTGGAAACACTTGGTAACGAACTATGCATTAATCCGCTGGTTTTAGAGGATATAGTCAATACGTATCAGCGTCCTAAGTTTGACGAGTATGATGATTATGTTTTTATGGTGAGCCGGGTAATTTATTTTACTGAAGAAGGTGAATTGATGAACGAGCAATTCTCGGCCATTATTAAAGATAATTTACTCATTACCTTCCAGGAAACACACGTTAATTGCTTTGACGCGGTTGAAGCACGATTGGAAGCAGGTAAAGGTTTAATAAGAACCGCAGGACCGGCTTACATGGCTTATGCACTTACCGATACCATTCTGGATATATATTTTATTGTTTTAGCCCAGATAGGTGATTCATTAGATGAGCTGGAAGACAGGCTATATAAATGCCCCGATAAAAGCGTAATGGTGGATGCACAGCAGTTAAAACGTTCTTTGATAACGGTGCGAAGGGCAGCTTGGCCCGAAAGAGATAAGATCAATGATATTTTGCGTTCGGATAGTGTCCAAATTACCAAGGATGTAAAAATGTACCTGCGCGATGCCTACGATCATTGCGTGCAAATAATGGACCTGATAGAAAACGATAAAGAAATCACCTCAAGCATTATTGATCTTTACCTCTCAATGGTAAGCAATCGTATGAATGAGATCATGAAAGTGTTGACCATCATCTCTGCTATATTTATTCCGTTAACTTTTGTTGCCGGCATTTACGGTATGAACTTCGCCAAAGTTGACCCCGTTACCAATAAAGTGATGCCCGATAATATGCCCGAATTATACGCGTATCATGGTTACTATTGGGTAATGGCAGCTATGTTTGTTATCGCCGTAATCCAGATCATCATTTTTTGGCGCAAAGGGTGGTTTAGTAAATTGTAA
- a CDS encoding lysophospholipid acyltransferase family protein has translation MIKKGLLRLSIFFLYLVSLLPFWALYLIADFLYCILYYLIGYRRKVVKENLRNSFPDKTDEELKKIEKDYFKYLADLMVETIKMITISKSELQRRVKLTNPEVMQRYVAENKSVTAVAGHYCNWEWAGLEFSIESCLFFIYKPLSNKTFDDFFIEVRSRFGGVAVPMKQTLRTMVAHKNEFTVTVFAGDQTPVQEDANYFTTFLNQPTAVFLGIEKIAKLINSNVIFYDMRQVKRGFYEYTIVPLVEDAKNSAPNQITEAHVKYLEMMINREPQYWLWSHRRWKFASKTRCTS, from the coding sequence ATGATAAAAAAAGGGCTTTTGAGGCTATCTATATTCTTTTTGTACCTCGTGTCCCTCCTTCCCTTTTGGGCTTTGTACCTTATTGCTGATTTTTTGTACTGCATTCTGTATTACCTGATAGGTTACAGGCGCAAGGTAGTTAAGGAAAATCTCCGCAACTCTTTCCCCGACAAAACAGATGAGGAACTGAAAAAGATAGAAAAAGATTATTTTAAATATCTTGCCGACCTGATGGTAGAAACCATCAAGATGATAACAATATCGAAAAGCGAGTTACAACGACGGGTTAAATTGACTAATCCGGAAGTAATGCAGCGGTATGTTGCAGAAAACAAAAGCGTTACCGCTGTAGCCGGTCATTACTGCAACTGGGAATGGGCTGGCTTAGAGTTTAGTATAGAATCATGCCTTTTTTTTATTTATAAGCCACTCAGCAATAAAACATTCGATGATTTTTTCATTGAAGTTCGATCGCGTTTTGGTGGTGTTGCTGTGCCTATGAAGCAAACCTTGCGCACAATGGTGGCACATAAAAATGAATTTACCGTAACCGTGTTTGCAGGAGACCAAACCCCTGTGCAAGAAGACGCCAACTACTTTACCACCTTCCTTAATCAACCAACAGCTGTTTTTTTAGGAATTGAAAAAATAGCCAAGCTAATAAACTCAAACGTGATATTTTACGATATGCGGCAGGTAAAACGTGGTTTTTACGAATATACCATAGTACCCTTGGTTGAAGATGCTAAAAACAGCGCCCCAAATCAAATTACAGAGGCTCACGTCAAGTATCTCGAAATGATGATAAACCGCGAGCCGCAGTATTGGCTATGGTCGCACCGGCGCTGGAAATTTGCATCGAAAACACGATGCACATCATAA